The following proteins are co-located in the Carassius auratus strain Wakin chromosome 7, ASM336829v1, whole genome shotgun sequence genome:
- the mtmr1a gene encoding myotubularin-related protein 1a isoform X6 has product MEKQQHSSGSESPVLPPVPRKPRSLGGVIPAPRQDIVDLPDSPTGSHVEWCKQLIAATISSQISGGVPPEAITREYKSQDSGEDGCQFDSDYELPSHTTAFKDVRRQAPMDEVPLVPGETVKTTVKDVMYICPFTGAVTGTLTVTDYKLYFVSLERDAPYILDVNLGAISRLETISVQSLGENTSGMEIVCKDMRSQRFAYKKEEQSNLEILEVLTKYAFPLSNELSLFAFQYKEQFPEDGWKVYDPVAEYKRLGLPNESWTISKINSNYEVCDTYPALLVTPTSIKEDEIKRVASFRVKHRIPVLSWIHPETQATIVRCSQPMVGPTDRRCKEDEHYLQTIIDANAQSHKLTIFDARQSIVAENHKAKDGGFENENFYSNMDLNFLDIPNIHVMRESLRKLKEVVYPTIDEPHWHSAIDATHWLQNIRLLLAGAVKIADKVESSKSSVVVHCSDGWDRTAQLTSLSMLMLDSYYRTLRGFQVLLEKEWISFGHKFAARVGHGDENHANSERSPLFVQFIDCVWQMMRQFPTAFEFNELFLITILDHLYSCLFGTFLYNSEQERVENEVNSKTVSLWSYVNSQPEDFTNPFYVDYENHVLYPVASLRHLELWVGYYVRWNPRMRPQMPVHQNLKELLYLRAELQRKVEELQKEASSSHSISSSSEHAYSPSNGGTPLHTSV; this is encoded by the exons ATGGAGAAACAGCAGCATTCGTCGGGTTCAGAGAGTCCGGTGCTGCCGCCTGTCCCGCGTAAACCGAGGAGCCTCGGAGGAGTCATCCCTGCACCTCGTCAAGACATCGTGGATCTACCAGACAG TCCTACTGGATCTCACGTGGAGTGGTGTAAACAGCTGATAGCGGCCACTATCTCCAGCCAGATCTCTGGTGGTGTCCCTCCAGAAGCCATTACCCGTGAATACAAG TCTCAGGACTCTGGTGAAGATGGCTGTCAGTTTGACAGTGACTATGAACTGCCATCTCACACTACG GCTTTCAAGGATGTGCGACGGCAGGCCCCCATGGATGAAGTCCCACTGGTCCCTGGAGAGACAGTCAAAACCACTG TTAAAGATGTGATGTATATCTGTCCTTTCACTGGAGCTGTGACCGGCACACTCACAGTCACAGACTACAAACTCTACTTTGTCAGTCTAGAACGG GATGCTCCTTACATATTGGATGTGAACCTGGGTGCCATCAGCAGGTTGGAGACTATCAGTGTCCAGAGTCTTGGGGAGAATACTAGTGGCATGGAGATTGTCTGTAAG GATATGAGGAGTCAGAGGTTTGCTTATAAAAAGGAAGAACAGAGTAACCTGGAGATTTTGGAGGTGTTGACCAAGTATGCCTTCCCCTTGTCCAATGAGCTG TCACTATTCGCCTTCCAATACAAAGAGCAGTTTCCAGAGGATGGATGGAAGGTTTATGATCCAGTGGCTGAATATAAAAGATTG GGTTTGCCAAATGAGAGCTGGACCATCAGTAAGATCAACAGTAATTATGAAGTGTGTGACACTTACCCTGCTCTGCTTGTCACCCCAACCAGTATTAAAGAGGACGAGATCAAACGAGTGGCCTCTTTCAGAGTAAAACATCGCATAcca GTCCTCTCATGGATCCACCCAGAAACTCAGGCCACTATAGTTCGCTGTAGTCAGCCTATGGTGGGGCCGACAGACCGCCGGTGTAAGGAGGATGAGCATTACCTCCAGACCATCATAGATGCCAATGCACAGTCCCATAAACTCACCATATTTGACGCACGACAGAGTATTGTTGCTGAAAATCACAAG GCTAAGGACGGAGGTTTCGAGAATGAAAATTTCTATTCTAACATGGACCTGAATTTCCTGGATATCCCAAACATTCATGTTATGAGAGAGTCTCTGCGTAAGCTGAAGGAGGTGGTCTACCCTACCATCGACGAACCCCACTGGCATTCAGCCATAGATGCCACACACTGGCTGCAGAACATACGG ctTTTGCTTGCGGGTGCGGTGAAGATTGCAGATAAGGTCGAGTCGAGTAAGAGCTCTGTGGTGGTGCACTGCAGTGACGGCTGGGACCGCACGGCTCAGCTCACCTCTCTGTCCATGCTGATGCTGGATTCATACTACAGGACTCTCAGGGGCTTCCAGGTGCTGCTGGAGAAGGAATGGATCAGCTTCGGACACAAGTTCGCTGCG CGTGTTGGTCATGGAGATGAAAATCATGCAAACTCCGAGCGCTCGCCTCTATTTGTGCAGTTCATAGACTGTGTTTGGCAGATGATGAGACAG TTTCCCACTGCCTTTGAGTTTAATGAGCTCTTCCTCATCACTATCCTGGATCACCTCTACAGCTGTCTGTTTGGGACATTCCTTTACAACAGCGAACAGGAGCGAGTGGAAAAT gaAGTGAACAGTAAAACGGTGTCTTTGTGGTCCTACGTCAATAGCCAGCCAGAGGACTTCACCAACCCCTTCTATGTGGACTATGAAAACCATGTTCTGTACCCTGTGGCCAGTCTCAGACATCTGGAGCTCTGGGTTGGATACTACGTACGCTGGAACCCCCGTATGAGACCACAG ATGCCTGTGCACCAGAACCTGAAGGAGCTGCTGTATCTTCGTGCAGAGCTACAGAGGAAGGTGGAGGAGTTACAGAAAGAAGCATCTTCATCACACTCTATCTCCTCTTCATCAGAGCATGCATATTCTCCTTCGAATGGCGGTACACCGTTACACACCTCTGTGTAA
- the mtmr1a gene encoding myotubularin-related protein 1a isoform X10, which yields MEKQQHSSGSESPVLPPVPRKPRSLGGVIPAPRQDIVDLPDSPTGSHVEWCKQLIAATISSQISGGVPPEAITREYKVSRRTNLRAFKDVRRQAPMDEVPLVPGETVKTTVKDVMYICPFTGAVTGTLTVTDYKLYFVSLERDAPYILDVNLGAISRLETISVQSLGENTSGMEIVCKDMRSQRFAYKKEEQSNLEILEVLTKYAFPLSNELSLFAFQYKEQFPEDGWKVYDPVAEYKRLGLPNESWTISKINSNYEVCDTYPALLVTPTSIKEDEIKRVASFRVKHRIPVLSWIHPETQATIVRCSQPMVGPTDRRCKEDEHYLQTIIDANAQSHKLTIFDARQSIVAENHKAKDGGFENENFYSNMDLNFLDIPNIHVMRESLRKLKEVVYPTIDEPHWHSAIDATHWLQNIRLLLAGAVKIADKVESSKSSVVVHCSDGWDRTAQLTSLSMLMLDSYYRTLRGFQVLLEKEWISFGHKFAARVGHGDENHANSERSPLFVQFIDCVWQMMRQFPTAFEFNELFLITILDHLYSCLFGTFLYNSEQERVENEVNSKTVSLWSYVNSQPEDFTNPFYVDYENHVLYPVASLRHLELWVGYYVRWNPRMRPQMPVHQNLKELLYLRAELQRKVEELQKEASSSHSISSSSEHAYSPSNGGTPLHTSV from the exons ATGGAGAAACAGCAGCATTCGTCGGGTTCAGAGAGTCCGGTGCTGCCGCCTGTCCCGCGTAAACCGAGGAGCCTCGGAGGAGTCATCCCTGCACCTCGTCAAGACATCGTGGATCTACCAGACAG TCCTACTGGATCTCACGTGGAGTGGTGTAAACAGCTGATAGCGGCCACTATCTCCAGCCAGATCTCTGGTGGTGTCCCTCCAGAAGCCATTACCCGTGAATACAAG GTATCCAGGAGGACAAATCTGAGG GCTTTCAAGGATGTGCGACGGCAGGCCCCCATGGATGAAGTCCCACTGGTCCCTGGAGAGACAGTCAAAACCACTG TTAAAGATGTGATGTATATCTGTCCTTTCACTGGAGCTGTGACCGGCACACTCACAGTCACAGACTACAAACTCTACTTTGTCAGTCTAGAACGG GATGCTCCTTACATATTGGATGTGAACCTGGGTGCCATCAGCAGGTTGGAGACTATCAGTGTCCAGAGTCTTGGGGAGAATACTAGTGGCATGGAGATTGTCTGTAAG GATATGAGGAGTCAGAGGTTTGCTTATAAAAAGGAAGAACAGAGTAACCTGGAGATTTTGGAGGTGTTGACCAAGTATGCCTTCCCCTTGTCCAATGAGCTG TCACTATTCGCCTTCCAATACAAAGAGCAGTTTCCAGAGGATGGATGGAAGGTTTATGATCCAGTGGCTGAATATAAAAGATTG GGTTTGCCAAATGAGAGCTGGACCATCAGTAAGATCAACAGTAATTATGAAGTGTGTGACACTTACCCTGCTCTGCTTGTCACCCCAACCAGTATTAAAGAGGACGAGATCAAACGAGTGGCCTCTTTCAGAGTAAAACATCGCATAcca GTCCTCTCATGGATCCACCCAGAAACTCAGGCCACTATAGTTCGCTGTAGTCAGCCTATGGTGGGGCCGACAGACCGCCGGTGTAAGGAGGATGAGCATTACCTCCAGACCATCATAGATGCCAATGCACAGTCCCATAAACTCACCATATTTGACGCACGACAGAGTATTGTTGCTGAAAATCACAAG GCTAAGGACGGAGGTTTCGAGAATGAAAATTTCTATTCTAACATGGACCTGAATTTCCTGGATATCCCAAACATTCATGTTATGAGAGAGTCTCTGCGTAAGCTGAAGGAGGTGGTCTACCCTACCATCGACGAACCCCACTGGCATTCAGCCATAGATGCCACACACTGGCTGCAGAACATACGG ctTTTGCTTGCGGGTGCGGTGAAGATTGCAGATAAGGTCGAGTCGAGTAAGAGCTCTGTGGTGGTGCACTGCAGTGACGGCTGGGACCGCACGGCTCAGCTCACCTCTCTGTCCATGCTGATGCTGGATTCATACTACAGGACTCTCAGGGGCTTCCAGGTGCTGCTGGAGAAGGAATGGATCAGCTTCGGACACAAGTTCGCTGCG CGTGTTGGTCATGGAGATGAAAATCATGCAAACTCCGAGCGCTCGCCTCTATTTGTGCAGTTCATAGACTGTGTTTGGCAGATGATGAGACAG TTTCCCACTGCCTTTGAGTTTAATGAGCTCTTCCTCATCACTATCCTGGATCACCTCTACAGCTGTCTGTTTGGGACATTCCTTTACAACAGCGAACAGGAGCGAGTGGAAAAT gaAGTGAACAGTAAAACGGTGTCTTTGTGGTCCTACGTCAATAGCCAGCCAGAGGACTTCACCAACCCCTTCTATGTGGACTATGAAAACCATGTTCTGTACCCTGTGGCCAGTCTCAGACATCTGGAGCTCTGGGTTGGATACTACGTACGCTGGAACCCCCGTATGAGACCACAG ATGCCTGTGCACCAGAACCTGAAGGAGCTGCTGTATCTTCGTGCAGAGCTACAGAGGAAGGTGGAGGAGTTACAGAAAGAAGCATCTTCATCACACTCTATCTCCTCTTCATCAGAGCATGCATATTCTCCTTCGAATGGCGGTACACCGTTACACACCTCTGTGTAA
- the mtmr1a gene encoding myotubularin-related protein 1a isoform X8, translating to MEKQQHSSGSESPVLPPVPRKPRSLGGVIPAPRQDIVDLPDSPTGSHVEWCKQLIAATISSQISGGVPPEAITREYKVGKKIDFKVSRRTNLRAFKDVRRQAPMDEVPLVPGETVKTTVKDVMYICPFTGAVTGTLTVTDYKLYFVSLERDAPYILDVNLGAISRLETISVQSLGENTSGMEIVCKDMRSQRFAYKKEEQSNLEILEVLTKYAFPLSNELSLFAFQYKEQFPEDGWKVYDPVAEYKRLGLPNESWTISKINSNYEVCDTYPALLVTPTSIKEDEIKRVASFRVKHRIPVLSWIHPETQATIVRCSQPMVGPTDRRCKEDEHYLQTIIDANAQSHKLTIFDARQSIVAENHKAKDGGFENENFYSNMDLNFLDIPNIHVMRESLRKLKEVVYPTIDEPHWHSAIDATHWLQNIRLLLAGAVKIADKVESSKSSVVVHCSDGWDRTAQLTSLSMLMLDSYYRTLRGFQVLLEKEWISFGHKFAARVGHGDENHANSERSPLFVQFIDCVWQMMRQFPTAFEFNELFLITILDHLYSCLFGTFLYNSEQERVENEVNSKTVSLWSYVNSQPEDFTNPFYVDYENHVLYPVASLRHLELWVGYYVRWNPRMRPQMPVHQNLKELLYLRAELQRKVEELQKEASSSHSISSSSEHAYSPSNGGTPLHTSV from the exons ATGGAGAAACAGCAGCATTCGTCGGGTTCAGAGAGTCCGGTGCTGCCGCCTGTCCCGCGTAAACCGAGGAGCCTCGGAGGAGTCATCCCTGCACCTCGTCAAGACATCGTGGATCTACCAGACAG TCCTACTGGATCTCACGTGGAGTGGTGTAAACAGCTGATAGCGGCCACTATCTCCAGCCAGATCTCTGGTGGTGTCCCTCCAGAAGCCATTACCCGTGAATACAAG GTTGGGAAGAAGATAGATTTCAAG GTATCCAGGAGGACAAATCTGAGG GCTTTCAAGGATGTGCGACGGCAGGCCCCCATGGATGAAGTCCCACTGGTCCCTGGAGAGACAGTCAAAACCACTG TTAAAGATGTGATGTATATCTGTCCTTTCACTGGAGCTGTGACCGGCACACTCACAGTCACAGACTACAAACTCTACTTTGTCAGTCTAGAACGG GATGCTCCTTACATATTGGATGTGAACCTGGGTGCCATCAGCAGGTTGGAGACTATCAGTGTCCAGAGTCTTGGGGAGAATACTAGTGGCATGGAGATTGTCTGTAAG GATATGAGGAGTCAGAGGTTTGCTTATAAAAAGGAAGAACAGAGTAACCTGGAGATTTTGGAGGTGTTGACCAAGTATGCCTTCCCCTTGTCCAATGAGCTG TCACTATTCGCCTTCCAATACAAAGAGCAGTTTCCAGAGGATGGATGGAAGGTTTATGATCCAGTGGCTGAATATAAAAGATTG GGTTTGCCAAATGAGAGCTGGACCATCAGTAAGATCAACAGTAATTATGAAGTGTGTGACACTTACCCTGCTCTGCTTGTCACCCCAACCAGTATTAAAGAGGACGAGATCAAACGAGTGGCCTCTTTCAGAGTAAAACATCGCATAcca GTCCTCTCATGGATCCACCCAGAAACTCAGGCCACTATAGTTCGCTGTAGTCAGCCTATGGTGGGGCCGACAGACCGCCGGTGTAAGGAGGATGAGCATTACCTCCAGACCATCATAGATGCCAATGCACAGTCCCATAAACTCACCATATTTGACGCACGACAGAGTATTGTTGCTGAAAATCACAAG GCTAAGGACGGAGGTTTCGAGAATGAAAATTTCTATTCTAACATGGACCTGAATTTCCTGGATATCCCAAACATTCATGTTATGAGAGAGTCTCTGCGTAAGCTGAAGGAGGTGGTCTACCCTACCATCGACGAACCCCACTGGCATTCAGCCATAGATGCCACACACTGGCTGCAGAACATACGG ctTTTGCTTGCGGGTGCGGTGAAGATTGCAGATAAGGTCGAGTCGAGTAAGAGCTCTGTGGTGGTGCACTGCAGTGACGGCTGGGACCGCACGGCTCAGCTCACCTCTCTGTCCATGCTGATGCTGGATTCATACTACAGGACTCTCAGGGGCTTCCAGGTGCTGCTGGAGAAGGAATGGATCAGCTTCGGACACAAGTTCGCTGCG CGTGTTGGTCATGGAGATGAAAATCATGCAAACTCCGAGCGCTCGCCTCTATTTGTGCAGTTCATAGACTGTGTTTGGCAGATGATGAGACAG TTTCCCACTGCCTTTGAGTTTAATGAGCTCTTCCTCATCACTATCCTGGATCACCTCTACAGCTGTCTGTTTGGGACATTCCTTTACAACAGCGAACAGGAGCGAGTGGAAAAT gaAGTGAACAGTAAAACGGTGTCTTTGTGGTCCTACGTCAATAGCCAGCCAGAGGACTTCACCAACCCCTTCTATGTGGACTATGAAAACCATGTTCTGTACCCTGTGGCCAGTCTCAGACATCTGGAGCTCTGGGTTGGATACTACGTACGCTGGAACCCCCGTATGAGACCACAG ATGCCTGTGCACCAGAACCTGAAGGAGCTGCTGTATCTTCGTGCAGAGCTACAGAGGAAGGTGGAGGAGTTACAGAAAGAAGCATCTTCATCACACTCTATCTCCTCTTCATCAGAGCATGCATATTCTCCTTCGAATGGCGGTACACCGTTACACACCTCTGTGTAA
- the mtmr1a gene encoding myotubularin-related protein 1a isoform X7, with amino-acid sequence MEKQQHSSGSESPVLPPVPRKPRSLGGVIPAPRQDIVDLPDSPTGSHVEWCKQLIAATISSQISGGVPPEAITREYKVGKKIDFKVSRRTNLRQAFKDVRRQAPMDEVPLVPGETVKTTVKDVMYICPFTGAVTGTLTVTDYKLYFVSLERDAPYILDVNLGAISRLETISVQSLGENTSGMEIVCKDMRSQRFAYKKEEQSNLEILEVLTKYAFPLSNELSLFAFQYKEQFPEDGWKVYDPVAEYKRLGLPNESWTISKINSNYEVCDTYPALLVTPTSIKEDEIKRVASFRVKHRIPVLSWIHPETQATIVRCSQPMVGPTDRRCKEDEHYLQTIIDANAQSHKLTIFDARQSIVAENHKAKDGGFENENFYSNMDLNFLDIPNIHVMRESLRKLKEVVYPTIDEPHWHSAIDATHWLQNIRLLLAGAVKIADKVESSKSSVVVHCSDGWDRTAQLTSLSMLMLDSYYRTLRGFQVLLEKEWISFGHKFAARVGHGDENHANSERSPLFVQFIDCVWQMMRQFPTAFEFNELFLITILDHLYSCLFGTFLYNSEQERVENEVNSKTVSLWSYVNSQPEDFTNPFYVDYENHVLYPVASLRHLELWVGYYVRWNPRMRPQMPVHQNLKELLYLRAELQRKVEELQKEASSSHSISSSSEHAYSPSNGGTPLHTSV; translated from the exons ATGGAGAAACAGCAGCATTCGTCGGGTTCAGAGAGTCCGGTGCTGCCGCCTGTCCCGCGTAAACCGAGGAGCCTCGGAGGAGTCATCCCTGCACCTCGTCAAGACATCGTGGATCTACCAGACAG TCCTACTGGATCTCACGTGGAGTGGTGTAAACAGCTGATAGCGGCCACTATCTCCAGCCAGATCTCTGGTGGTGTCCCTCCAGAAGCCATTACCCGTGAATACAAG GTTGGGAAGAAGATAGATTTCAAG GTATCCAGGAGGACAAATCTGAGG CAGGCTTTCAAGGATGTGCGACGGCAGGCCCCCATGGATGAAGTCCCACTGGTCCCTGGAGAGACAGTCAAAACCACTG TTAAAGATGTGATGTATATCTGTCCTTTCACTGGAGCTGTGACCGGCACACTCACAGTCACAGACTACAAACTCTACTTTGTCAGTCTAGAACGG GATGCTCCTTACATATTGGATGTGAACCTGGGTGCCATCAGCAGGTTGGAGACTATCAGTGTCCAGAGTCTTGGGGAGAATACTAGTGGCATGGAGATTGTCTGTAAG GATATGAGGAGTCAGAGGTTTGCTTATAAAAAGGAAGAACAGAGTAACCTGGAGATTTTGGAGGTGTTGACCAAGTATGCCTTCCCCTTGTCCAATGAGCTG TCACTATTCGCCTTCCAATACAAAGAGCAGTTTCCAGAGGATGGATGGAAGGTTTATGATCCAGTGGCTGAATATAAAAGATTG GGTTTGCCAAATGAGAGCTGGACCATCAGTAAGATCAACAGTAATTATGAAGTGTGTGACACTTACCCTGCTCTGCTTGTCACCCCAACCAGTATTAAAGAGGACGAGATCAAACGAGTGGCCTCTTTCAGAGTAAAACATCGCATAcca GTCCTCTCATGGATCCACCCAGAAACTCAGGCCACTATAGTTCGCTGTAGTCAGCCTATGGTGGGGCCGACAGACCGCCGGTGTAAGGAGGATGAGCATTACCTCCAGACCATCATAGATGCCAATGCACAGTCCCATAAACTCACCATATTTGACGCACGACAGAGTATTGTTGCTGAAAATCACAAG GCTAAGGACGGAGGTTTCGAGAATGAAAATTTCTATTCTAACATGGACCTGAATTTCCTGGATATCCCAAACATTCATGTTATGAGAGAGTCTCTGCGTAAGCTGAAGGAGGTGGTCTACCCTACCATCGACGAACCCCACTGGCATTCAGCCATAGATGCCACACACTGGCTGCAGAACATACGG ctTTTGCTTGCGGGTGCGGTGAAGATTGCAGATAAGGTCGAGTCGAGTAAGAGCTCTGTGGTGGTGCACTGCAGTGACGGCTGGGACCGCACGGCTCAGCTCACCTCTCTGTCCATGCTGATGCTGGATTCATACTACAGGACTCTCAGGGGCTTCCAGGTGCTGCTGGAGAAGGAATGGATCAGCTTCGGACACAAGTTCGCTGCG CGTGTTGGTCATGGAGATGAAAATCATGCAAACTCCGAGCGCTCGCCTCTATTTGTGCAGTTCATAGACTGTGTTTGGCAGATGATGAGACAG TTTCCCACTGCCTTTGAGTTTAATGAGCTCTTCCTCATCACTATCCTGGATCACCTCTACAGCTGTCTGTTTGGGACATTCCTTTACAACAGCGAACAGGAGCGAGTGGAAAAT gaAGTGAACAGTAAAACGGTGTCTTTGTGGTCCTACGTCAATAGCCAGCCAGAGGACTTCACCAACCCCTTCTATGTGGACTATGAAAACCATGTTCTGTACCCTGTGGCCAGTCTCAGACATCTGGAGCTCTGGGTTGGATACTACGTACGCTGGAACCCCCGTATGAGACCACAG ATGCCTGTGCACCAGAACCTGAAGGAGCTGCTGTATCTTCGTGCAGAGCTACAGAGGAAGGTGGAGGAGTTACAGAAAGAAGCATCTTCATCACACTCTATCTCCTCTTCATCAGAGCATGCATATTCTCCTTCGAATGGCGGTACACCGTTACACACCTCTGTGTAA
- the mtmr1a gene encoding myotubularin-related protein 1a isoform X5 — translation MEKQQHSSGSESPVLPPVPRKPRSLGGVIPAPRQDIVDLPDSPTGSHVEWCKQLIAATISSQISGGVPPEAITREYKSQDSGEDGCQFDSDYELPSHTTQAFKDVRRQAPMDEVPLVPGETVKTTVKDVMYICPFTGAVTGTLTVTDYKLYFVSLERDAPYILDVNLGAISRLETISVQSLGENTSGMEIVCKDMRSQRFAYKKEEQSNLEILEVLTKYAFPLSNELSLFAFQYKEQFPEDGWKVYDPVAEYKRLGLPNESWTISKINSNYEVCDTYPALLVTPTSIKEDEIKRVASFRVKHRIPVLSWIHPETQATIVRCSQPMVGPTDRRCKEDEHYLQTIIDANAQSHKLTIFDARQSIVAENHKAKDGGFENENFYSNMDLNFLDIPNIHVMRESLRKLKEVVYPTIDEPHWHSAIDATHWLQNIRLLLAGAVKIADKVESSKSSVVVHCSDGWDRTAQLTSLSMLMLDSYYRTLRGFQVLLEKEWISFGHKFAARVGHGDENHANSERSPLFVQFIDCVWQMMRQFPTAFEFNELFLITILDHLYSCLFGTFLYNSEQERVENEVNSKTVSLWSYVNSQPEDFTNPFYVDYENHVLYPVASLRHLELWVGYYVRWNPRMRPQMPVHQNLKELLYLRAELQRKVEELQKEASSSHSISSSSEHAYSPSNGGTPLHTSV, via the exons ATGGAGAAACAGCAGCATTCGTCGGGTTCAGAGAGTCCGGTGCTGCCGCCTGTCCCGCGTAAACCGAGGAGCCTCGGAGGAGTCATCCCTGCACCTCGTCAAGACATCGTGGATCTACCAGACAG TCCTACTGGATCTCACGTGGAGTGGTGTAAACAGCTGATAGCGGCCACTATCTCCAGCCAGATCTCTGGTGGTGTCCCTCCAGAAGCCATTACCCGTGAATACAAG TCTCAGGACTCTGGTGAAGATGGCTGTCAGTTTGACAGTGACTATGAACTGCCATCTCACACTACG CAGGCTTTCAAGGATGTGCGACGGCAGGCCCCCATGGATGAAGTCCCACTGGTCCCTGGAGAGACAGTCAAAACCACTG TTAAAGATGTGATGTATATCTGTCCTTTCACTGGAGCTGTGACCGGCACACTCACAGTCACAGACTACAAACTCTACTTTGTCAGTCTAGAACGG GATGCTCCTTACATATTGGATGTGAACCTGGGTGCCATCAGCAGGTTGGAGACTATCAGTGTCCAGAGTCTTGGGGAGAATACTAGTGGCATGGAGATTGTCTGTAAG GATATGAGGAGTCAGAGGTTTGCTTATAAAAAGGAAGAACAGAGTAACCTGGAGATTTTGGAGGTGTTGACCAAGTATGCCTTCCCCTTGTCCAATGAGCTG TCACTATTCGCCTTCCAATACAAAGAGCAGTTTCCAGAGGATGGATGGAAGGTTTATGATCCAGTGGCTGAATATAAAAGATTG GGTTTGCCAAATGAGAGCTGGACCATCAGTAAGATCAACAGTAATTATGAAGTGTGTGACACTTACCCTGCTCTGCTTGTCACCCCAACCAGTATTAAAGAGGACGAGATCAAACGAGTGGCCTCTTTCAGAGTAAAACATCGCATAcca GTCCTCTCATGGATCCACCCAGAAACTCAGGCCACTATAGTTCGCTGTAGTCAGCCTATGGTGGGGCCGACAGACCGCCGGTGTAAGGAGGATGAGCATTACCTCCAGACCATCATAGATGCCAATGCACAGTCCCATAAACTCACCATATTTGACGCACGACAGAGTATTGTTGCTGAAAATCACAAG GCTAAGGACGGAGGTTTCGAGAATGAAAATTTCTATTCTAACATGGACCTGAATTTCCTGGATATCCCAAACATTCATGTTATGAGAGAGTCTCTGCGTAAGCTGAAGGAGGTGGTCTACCCTACCATCGACGAACCCCACTGGCATTCAGCCATAGATGCCACACACTGGCTGCAGAACATACGG ctTTTGCTTGCGGGTGCGGTGAAGATTGCAGATAAGGTCGAGTCGAGTAAGAGCTCTGTGGTGGTGCACTGCAGTGACGGCTGGGACCGCACGGCTCAGCTCACCTCTCTGTCCATGCTGATGCTGGATTCATACTACAGGACTCTCAGGGGCTTCCAGGTGCTGCTGGAGAAGGAATGGATCAGCTTCGGACACAAGTTCGCTGCG CGTGTTGGTCATGGAGATGAAAATCATGCAAACTCCGAGCGCTCGCCTCTATTTGTGCAGTTCATAGACTGTGTTTGGCAGATGATGAGACAG TTTCCCACTGCCTTTGAGTTTAATGAGCTCTTCCTCATCACTATCCTGGATCACCTCTACAGCTGTCTGTTTGGGACATTCCTTTACAACAGCGAACAGGAGCGAGTGGAAAAT gaAGTGAACAGTAAAACGGTGTCTTTGTGGTCCTACGTCAATAGCCAGCCAGAGGACTTCACCAACCCCTTCTATGTGGACTATGAAAACCATGTTCTGTACCCTGTGGCCAGTCTCAGACATCTGGAGCTCTGGGTTGGATACTACGTACGCTGGAACCCCCGTATGAGACCACAG ATGCCTGTGCACCAGAACCTGAAGGAGCTGCTGTATCTTCGTGCAGAGCTACAGAGGAAGGTGGAGGAGTTACAGAAAGAAGCATCTTCATCACACTCTATCTCCTCTTCATCAGAGCATGCATATTCTCCTTCGAATGGCGGTACACCGTTACACACCTCTGTGTAA